In a single window of the Raphanus sativus cultivar WK10039 chromosome 9, ASM80110v3, whole genome shotgun sequence genome:
- the LOC108824417 gene encoding transcription factor EGL1, translated as MATGENRTVPENLKKHLAVSVRNIQWSYGIFWSISASQPGMLEWGDGYYNGDIKTRKTIQAVEVKADQLGLERSEQLRELYESLSLADSSASGGSQVSRRASASALSPEDLTDTEWYYLVCMSFVFNNGEGITGGALANGEPIWLCNAHTADSKVFTRSLLAKSASLLTVVCFPFLGGVFEIGTTEHITEDLNVIQCVKTLFLEAHPYGTISTRSDYQEIFDPLNSDKYILGTEAFPTTSTSGFEQELEDHDSFINGGSASQVQSWRFVGEELNNCVHQPLNSSDCVSQTLVGTTGRVSCNPRKSRTQRLSQIQEQSNRLNMDDDVHYQGVISTIFKTTHQLILGPQFQNFDKRSSFTRWRRSSLSAKTLGEKSQNMIKKIIFEVPRMHQKELLLPDTPEDNMFKVGDETGNHALTERKRREKLNDRFMTLRSIIPSTSKIDKVSILDDTIDYLQKLQRRVQELESCREYTDTEMRMPTKRKKSEDEDERASANCLNTKRKESDVNVGEDEPADTGYAGLTDNLRIGLFGNEVVIELRCAWREGILLEIMDVISDLNLDSHSVQSSTGDGLLCLTVNCKHKGTKIATTGMIQEALQGVAWIC; from the exons ATGGCTACCGGAGAAAACAGAACCGTGCCGGAAAATCTGAAGAAACACCTCGCAGTTTCAGTTCGAAACATTCAATGGAGCTATGGAATATTTTGGTCTATCTCTGCTTCTCAACCAGG AATGCTGGAATGGGGAGATGGATACTACAATGGAGACATTAAGACGAGGAAGACGATTCAAGCAGTGGAAGTCAAAGCTGACCAGTTGGGTCTTGAGAGAAGCGAGCAGCTTAGAGAGCTTTATGAATCTCTCTCGCTCGCGGATTCCTCAGCCTCCGGTGGCTCTCAGGTCAGTAGACGAGCTTCCGCTTCGGCTCTCTCTCCTGAAGATCTCACCGACACCGAGTGGTACTACCTAGTATGCATGTCTTTCGTCTTCAACAATGGTGAAGG AATAACGGGAGGAGCATTAGCAAACGGAGAACCAATATGGCTATGCAACGCTCATACCGCCGATAGCAAAGTCTTCACTCGCTCTCTTCTGGCTAAA agtgctTCGCTTCTGACAGTAGTTTGCTTCCCATTTCTTGGAGGAGTCTTTGAGATTGGCACAACCGAACAT ATTACAGAGGACTTGAACGTGATACAATGCGTGAAGACGTTATTCCTTGAAGCTCATCCTTATGGAACTATATCAACGAGATCTGATTATCAAGAAATATTTGATCCTCTAAACAGCGATAAGTACATTCTTGGAACTGAAGCTTTTCCCACAACTTCTACAAGTGGGTTTGAACAAGAACTAGAGGATCATGATTCGTTTATCAACGGTGGTAGTGCGTCTCAGGTACAAAGCTGGCGGTTTGTGGGTGAAGAACTCAATAACTGCGTTCACCAACCGCTTAACTCTAGCGATTGCGTTTCCCAGACGTTAGTTGGAACAACCGGGAGAGTTTCTTGCAATCCAAGAAAGAGTAGGACTCAACGGTTAAGTCAAATCCAAGAACAGAGTAACCGTTTGAATATGGACGATGATGTTCATTACCAAGGCGTGATCTCGACGATATTCAAAACAACGCATCAGCTCATTCTTGGACCGCAGTTTCAGAACTTTGATAAGCGGTCAAGTTTCACGCGCTGGAGGCGGTCGTCATTATCAGCAAAAACGTTGGGAGAGAAGTCGCAAAACATGATAAAGAAGATTATTTTCGAGGTTCCTCGGATGCACCAGAAGGAGTTGTTGTTACCAGACACACCCGAAGATAACATGTTTAAGGTTGGGGATGAAACCGGGAACCACGCCTTGACCGAGAGGAAACGCCGAGAGAAGTTGAACGATCGGTTCATGACGTTGAGATCAATCATTCCTTCGACTAGTAAG ATCGATAAAGTGTCGATTCTTGATGATACGATTGATTATCTTCAAAAACTGCAAAGACGGGTTCAAGAACTGGAATCTTGCAGAGAATATACCGATACAGAGATGCGAATGCCTACGAAAAGGAAGAAATcggaagatgaagatgagagaGCATCGGCTAATTGTTTGAACACCAAGAGGAAGGAGAGTGATGTGAATGTAGGAGAGGATGAACCAGCTGATACCGGTTACGCTGGTTTAACTGATAATCTAAGGATCGGTTTGTTTGGCAATGAGGTGGTTATTGAGCTTAGATGTGCTTGGAGAGAAGGGATATTGCTTGAGATAATGGATGTGATTAGTGATCTCAATTTGGATTCTCACTCGGTACAGTCCTCGACCGGGGACGGTTTACTCTGCTTAACCGTCAATTGCAAG CATAAAGGGACAAAAATAGCCACAACAGGGATGATCCAAGAGGCACTTCAAGGAGTTGCATGGATATGTTAA